A segment of the Corylus avellana chromosome ca2, CavTom2PMs-1.0 genome:
ACAACGAAATTACCATTCCCCCCTTCCCCACAAAATAAAGACCTAGATGGTGTTTACAAATGcttagaaaaatagaaaagtgaaaagaaaataatgttcgGAGGGGCATTTTAGATATTTTCATCAGTCCAGTGAGAGATTCGGGTACTGTGCGCACCGTTTCGAGAGGAAAACCATGCAGTCGTCTTTGGGGCAAATGGTGGGGATGTAGGCGATCTCGTCGCAGCCGTCGGTACGGTGGCGTTTAAAGTCGAGCAACGTGGCGAACATCGCGATGAAAAGGACGAGGTGGTTCAAGGCGTACCTCTGACCCACGCACAGGTGGGCCCCGGCCCCGAAGGCCAGGAAGTTCCGCTTGAAAAGCCGGTCCTCCTGGCGCTCATCGGAGAATCTGTCCGGGTCGAACCGGTCCGGCTCTGAGAAACCCTGGAACGACGACTCGAACACCGAAGGGAACACGATCGTCCCCTTGGGGATCGTGTACGTCTCCGTCAGCGGGAAGTCCACCGCAGCAATATGAGGCACCATGGTCGCCGGAGCTCGGTACCTCACGACCTCACGCGCCACCGCATGCGTGTACTTCATCCGCCCAAGCTGGTCGGCGGTAATCAGAGAATCCGACTCCGGCGACCATATCGACTCAACCTCCTCCCGAACCTTCGCGAGCACCTCGGGATGCGAGTCGAGGAGCGTGACGGCCCAGAGCAGCGACGAGGTCGAAGCGTCCTGAGCCGCGAAGAGGAAATCGAAAAGGTAACTGCCGATCTCGAGGTCGCTGGTGTACTCCGGCGGCGGAGATCCGGCGGCAGTAGCATCCGCGAGCTCCCTCATCGTCTCCTGCATCCAGAAATCGATGAGGCACGAGGGTTCCTGCCGCCCCTTCTCCATCGTCGCTTTGCTCTGTTCCGCACAGACCGCCAGCGTCTTGACCAACCGGTCAACGCCGAGCCTCGCGTTCCGGAAGGCCGTACCGGGCAGGTCGACGGGCAGCGTCATGAGGCCGACGTTGAAGAGGTTGTAATCGAGCTTGAACCTTTCTCGGGCCTCTCGGCCCAAGTAAGGCCCAACAAAGACGGTCTGCGAAGTTTCCAGATTCATGTCACGTGCGAGAAATCTAAGCGCGATCGGCACATTCTTTCTCTGGGAGGCGAGCCCCTCCCAATGAATGAGGTGGCGGAGAATAATGATCTGCTGGAGCGAGGTGTAGGTGGAGAGAGCTCTGGGGGTGAAGTTGGGAGCGATCCGACGGCGGAGATCCTTGTGGTGCTGGCCCATCATGTAAATAAGATTGTGGTCGCCGAAGAGCTTTTTCCCGAACGGGTGGCCCACCAGGAGGAACCCGTCGGGGCGAACATTGGCGAAGACCCGGTGGGAGAGCTCGGTGTCGCGGATGAACAAAATGAACCTGCCGATGACGTAGTTGGCGGAGAAGCCGCCGGCGGATGAGGTGGCGAGCGCGGACTGGAGGTCCCAGAACTTGGTTGGGTGACGGACCAATGAGACGGCGTTGCCGAGGAAGGGGAAGACGAAGGCGGGGCCGGgaacaccctttttttttttcaagtaagaGATCTGCTCCAGGAGTAGAAGAATCACGAGGAAGGAGAAAAGGTAAGGGGCGAGAGAGGTTAAAATGGAGTTCATGACCTTTTTCCGTTGTCTTTTTTGGGTGGTGGTTAAATTAGTTGTATTTTGAGAACCAGaagggaaagagaagaaaaggagagGGAAATGCCGAAATAGGTGTATGTAtattgggatatatatatacaaaaatatatttataggGGGGTTTGAGTTGTCAAAAAAGGAAGGCAAAAAGGGTCAGAACCCAATGGTATGAAATGGAGGAGGGAGGGAGGTGGAAGTACACCTCTGTGAGATAAGAAGAAAATAGGACGGCGGAGAGTGGTGGGACAGAAAGCCAGCTACGGAAGAAGATGAATGCCGTGGAGGATTGAGTCTGCTGGGTGACAAGCAATTAAGCATTATTTATAGgcacatttatttcttttttaattttataatttatactttttcttttgtgtatatatatatattatacatttatccataaaaaaaaaaaaattataataatatatattataatttatattttttttatgaataaatttataataagtCCTTAAATCAAATcgtaaaattaataacaatctcaatttatttattattattttttttcaattttaactcatCGGCTCAATCGAAAAGATGTCATAAATCCCTTTGTTATATTTCTCCTAATTTTCTAACGTCTGTCCATCCATTCCAAAACGAATCATTTTTCCCAgtgataaaaaatgaatatgcTAAAACAGAGGAAGTTCTCAAGCAATTAAATTGAAGGTTGTTTATGGAAAGATTAAGAGCCGGTACATTTGGCTGCGGCCATGGAACAAATGAGTGTTATATTTCATCACTCACAAATGGGGACATGGTTTGAGCAAATAGAGAAGGAGGTTTGTTTAATGGATCTGGGTTGGAGTTTCAAACTTGAAAAGTGTAAACTAATTTAAGATAATTGTTAATTGCACGTTGATGTCTTATTACCTGATTTTATGTACAAGCTGATTTTATGTGCGTTAGGCGTTAGTAGcgtaaacactttttttttttttttacatgttcacataaGGAGGTTTGTTTAATGGATCTGGGTTGGAGTTTTAAACTTGAAAAGTGTAAACTAATTTAAGATAATTGTTAATTGCACGTTGATATTTTATTACTTGATTTTATGTACAAGCTGATTTTATGTGCGTTAGTAGTGtagacacctttttttttttttttttacatgttcacataagggaagagggaggagggattcgaactagtgactttcacttcattaggcgtggtccacagctaattgagctaccctttaAAACTAGTGTAAACACTCTTGTATCGAAGTGCAGAGACCAAACTTAAGGGGCCATGAGGCCTTGGTCGATGAAGATTACCTAAAAATTAAGCCTCTTCATCATCAAATATAGTCTTGACTACCCATTATTCATGTTTGGCCCCTTGAGGAGATATTTTAATTCCATCTCTAATGAagcctcttcctcatcaaataTAGTCTCGACTACCCATCATTCATGTTTGGCCCCTTGAGGAGAAATTTTAATTCTGTCTCTAATGAAATTGATGGTTACCAAACATGATAATCGGGTGTGACAGTGTAAGAGCCTATTTGaaattgagtttgaaaaataaaacttttaagtcaaaaagaacttttggacaaaagcttcatttttaagtttttgttaaaagtacgttttgaccattattagtttttttgaacccttaaaagcgcttttaattttttttactaaacgaatacttttttcttcaaacagactttttaggtattaaaagcactttcagacttctcaaacgcaatctcaaacgtgCCCTAAAGCGTATTTGGTGTAATCAATAATGAATAAGAGATTGTGcattcaaaaattaagaaaaaggtGGATTAATTATTGTGGGTTTAACTTCTTGTTCACGTCTTCCTAATCTCTAACAACCTGTACCATTAATGCATTTTAAGACCCCCAAGTAATGTCTGATTCTCAATCTTATACTCAATTAAGCACGTATCTAGGCACCGATTGATGgagaaaaaattaatgaaattggaaaaaaatttaagaaggAGGTCATGCAAAATGGATGCGGTGCTAAGCTTCCATATTTCTAACTCTCAAAGACAAGTAGCCCATTCCTAACTCTCAAGGACAAGACACATAGCTAACTCTCAAAGACGTACACTCAAGACACGTAAAGTCTGTTTGATAAACGGTTTTTGTATGATTTTGGCACAATACTATTCAtctaactttttcatttttttaacattctcttactttttacatcacatcgtcatttttattactattcaaataaaaaaattactacaaaataaatttttttcatttttctataccaaatattcttactttttcactttttgaaaaaaaaaaaaaaaaaacattcttacttattttttatatcaatcaatttttgctatagTATCGAACCGAAACCAAAACGAAATCGTTTACTGATAGCTTTCTGGAACATTTGAAGTCAATATAGGATATCTCAATAGAAGATGAGAACTCAAACTATATTACAGGACCACAAAGATTGCGAAAAATCTAAGTCAACaaggttttcaaaaaatcaGACACTTTGGAGTTTTAACATGTTAAGCTTCCCGGAAACAACCAAT
Coding sequences within it:
- the LOC132171142 gene encoding cytochrome P450 710A1-like, producing the protein MNSILTSLAPYLFSFLVILLLLEQISYLKKKKGVPGPAFVFPFLGNAVSLVRHPTKFWDLQSALATSSAGGFSANYVIGRFILFIRDTELSHRVFANVRPDGFLLVGHPFGKKLFGDHNLIYMMGQHHKDLRRRIAPNFTPRALSTYTSLQQIIILRHLIHWEGLASQRKNVPIALRFLARDMNLETSQTVFVGPYLGREARERFKLDYNLFNVGLMTLPVDLPGTAFRNARLGVDRLVKTLAVCAEQSKATMEKGRQEPSCLIDFWMQETMRELADATAAGSPPPEYTSDLEIGSYLFDFLFAAQDASTSSLLWAVTLLDSHPEVLAKVREEVESIWSPESDSLITADQLGRMKYTHAVAREVVRYRAPATMVPHIAAVDFPLTETYTIPKGTIVFPSVFESSFQGFSEPDRFDPDRFSDERQEDRLFKRNFLAFGAGAHLCVGQRYALNHLVLFIAMFATLLDFKRHRTDGCDEIAYIPTICPKDDCMVFLSKRCAQYPNLSLD